Proteins co-encoded in one Fervidobacterium gondwanense DSM 13020 genomic window:
- the yqeK gene encoding bis(5'-nucleosyl)-tetraphosphatase (symmetrical) YqeK: MDLELVIKDLGNLVSKLVLPERKPHVDGVVDFCRRLSKRYNVDSKILEIMALAHDVFRDVEATTLMRMARAYNIQITELHQKKPILLHGLVAAEFIKSKYGITDEDVLLGVAYHTSGHPNFGTYSKMLALADSLEFTRVYDKVNQLRELAFYDMEIAYKEVIRNKIVYAVNYNLYVLPYTLETWNNLVEGGNS, translated from the coding sequence ATGGATTTGGAGTTAGTAATTAAAGACTTAGGAAATTTGGTGAGTAAACTCGTTCTTCCGGAACGCAAGCCACATGTGGACGGAGTTGTAGATTTTTGTCGTAGGCTATCTAAAAGGTACAACGTAGACTCAAAGATTCTTGAGATAATGGCACTTGCACATGATGTTTTTAGAGATGTTGAAGCCACAACGCTCATGAGAATGGCAAGAGCTTACAATATTCAAATAACTGAGTTACATCAGAAGAAACCAATTTTGTTACACGGTCTTGTAGCCGCGGAATTTATCAAGAGCAAGTATGGAATTACCGATGAAGATGTACTCTTAGGAGTAGCATACCACACCTCAGGGCATCCGAATTTTGGAACGTATTCTAAAATGCTCGCACTGGCTGACTCGCTTGAATTTACAAGAGTGTACGACAAAGTGAATCAGTTAAGAGAACTTGCATTTTATGATATGGAAATCGCCTACAAAGAAGTAATCCGCAATAAGATTGTCTATGCTGTTAACTACAACCTTTACGTGCTACCATATACCTTAGAGACATGGAATAACTTGGTGGAAGGAGGAAACTCATGA
- a CDS encoding S-layer homology domain-containing protein: MKKKIFLFLCLIFLSLTGFAQYKDVPESHWAYEAVEKMSDLGIITGFPDGTFRGNEVVTRFQVVVLIYRLYTAFETNIKSIDEKITSIQEKLSSETQMSQQKVLIEVQKSQEKTNSDINKEISDIKTSLALLTKDMKLLTENLSSLSSEITDVKSSVDSRFSSVKQDYEALRNALSELNSKYNVLDLKLKELESSSKKVSETVFQLSDKISELELKVNQEIESLKQSVAGAGNKNLQPVSEKDRSEDIDALKLKIEYLQKQLTMVQELKTEIEYLNKKVSEIESSLSEVKAQKETIQADSKTKIDETEIEEMLRTIQGLLNEIASMKTEATLSKDKLNMLLSKVDELGAKLSQMETYDQEVKVQVEQLKASIQTLSEAVDKNGLISDGTDTTMLAESVEIIKQKILESAELTALMKSTRKLVELETKVDSLSLKISDIEKSISTMGNYVTRSEVELLKAEVKTLKELLGELNASSLDSEQIAQISKQIQQKNQMIDNLSVKVDELTISYSSLTKNVSSIAEKVEKLSNSVDYQSLASDIADLKDKLSKLSDELQKRVTTTQLNSVNQNIQKVLSLTLNLQDEVKVLTKRVETLEAQKTQSEIKPETTEKRDEASAQKVPELENIEKEVAKIEQNQAKITEDVKILTGQVKGLNSDTGELRVKMKTLEEEINNLNKIYIGLMEKIEKISSSQIQTKPTVLPTEQLDEMLEKYVTRDMFEKDIAYIKGVSGNIQNKLEEITSYVENIEQKISALENRDEILNDTVNNIAAAVSELADNLKGIQNDVEEIESKISQIENRTQNLEKKFIDMSVDLSLIKETQNRLTSDLEAISNQMREQNRRIEELGDKNIQIENENKNVSGKLDALASEIKNLENKNLELENNYGAMLMRIEDLEKQLEQINTTKRDYDEDMKWLEQDLTTKIMLTETKLYELTGALEKKIETVKGLLNESEKGLGERIDSTLNLLNENNKKMEDKLEELRKENETLRTWLVIIGLAIVGLGAYLFLHTH; this comes from the coding sequence ATGAAAAAGAAGATTTTTCTTTTTCTGTGCTTGATATTCCTAAGCCTGACTGGGTTTGCTCAATACAAAGATGTACCAGAATCTCACTGGGCTTACGAAGCTGTGGAAAAAATGTCAGACCTTGGAATTATCACCGGTTTTCCTGATGGAACTTTTAGGGGGAACGAAGTTGTTACGAGATTTCAGGTTGTCGTACTGATTTATAGGTTATACACTGCATTTGAGACAAACATTAAAAGCATCGATGAGAAAATAACATCAATTCAAGAAAAATTATCTTCAGAAACTCAAATGTCTCAACAAAAGGTTCTTATTGAAGTGCAGAAAAGTCAAGAAAAGACAAACTCGGATATAAACAAAGAAATTTCTGATATAAAGACTTCGCTCGCCCTCCTTACAAAAGATATGAAGCTGCTCACCGAGAATCTTTCCTCATTATCGTCAGAGATTACAGATGTAAAATCTTCAGTAGATAGCAGATTTTCAAGCGTTAAACAAGATTACGAAGCTTTGCGAAATGCACTTAGTGAACTAAATTCTAAGTACAACGTTCTAGACCTTAAACTCAAAGAACTAGAATCATCATCAAAGAAAGTTTCAGAAACCGTATTTCAATTGTCTGATAAGATTTCTGAATTAGAATTGAAAGTAAATCAAGAAATAGAGTCTTTGAAGCAAAGTGTTGCTGGAGCGGGAAACAAGAATTTGCAGCCAGTCTCTGAAAAGGACAGAAGTGAAGATATTGATGCGCTTAAATTGAAGATAGAATATCTTCAGAAGCAACTAACGATGGTTCAGGAATTGAAGACTGAGATAGAATATCTTAACAAAAAGGTTTCTGAAATTGAGAGCTCATTGTCAGAGGTTAAAGCACAAAAAGAAACTATCCAAGCTGACAGTAAAACCAAGATTGATGAGACGGAAATTGAGGAAATGCTCAGAACTATCCAAGGGTTGCTAAATGAAATAGCTTCTATGAAGACTGAAGCAACTCTCTCAAAGGATAAATTAAATATGCTGCTGTCCAAAGTTGATGAATTAGGTGCTAAATTGTCACAGATGGAAACTTACGATCAAGAAGTTAAAGTACAAGTTGAACAATTGAAAGCAAGTATTCAAACTCTTTCAGAAGCAGTAGATAAGAATGGTCTTATTTCTGACGGCACTGATACAACGATGTTGGCAGAATCTGTAGAGATAATTAAACAGAAAATTCTTGAGAGTGCGGAGCTAACAGCACTTATGAAATCGACAAGGAAATTGGTAGAGCTCGAAACTAAGGTTGATTCCTTAAGTTTGAAGATTTCAGATATAGAGAAGAGCATATCAACTATGGGCAACTATGTAACGAGATCAGAGGTCGAGTTGTTGAAAGCTGAAGTTAAAACGCTCAAAGAGCTTTTGGGAGAGTTAAATGCGAGTTCTTTAGATAGCGAACAAATTGCACAGATTTCCAAACAGATTCAACAGAAAAACCAGATGATTGATAATCTCTCTGTAAAGGTAGATGAATTGACCATTTCCTATTCATCTCTCACAAAGAATGTTTCAAGCATAGCCGAGAAAGTTGAGAAGCTTTCGAATTCCGTAGACTATCAATCTCTTGCTTCTGATATTGCTGATTTGAAAGATAAACTAAGCAAACTTAGCGATGAGCTCCAAAAAAGGGTAACCACAACGCAGCTCAATTCCGTTAATCAAAATATCCAAAAGGTACTCTCACTAACTCTTAATCTGCAAGATGAGGTAAAGGTTTTGACGAAAAGGGTAGAAACCTTAGAGGCCCAGAAAACACAGTCTGAAATAAAACCAGAAACGACTGAGAAAAGAGACGAAGCTTCTGCACAGAAAGTACCTGAATTGGAGAATATTGAAAAAGAGGTTGCTAAAATTGAACAAAATCAGGCAAAAATTACAGAAGATGTTAAAATCCTTACCGGGCAGGTAAAGGGTTTGAATTCAGATACGGGCGAACTAAGAGTAAAAATGAAAACATTGGAGGAAGAAATCAACAATCTTAATAAAATTTACATCGGTCTTATGGAAAAGATTGAAAAGATTTCTTCTAGTCAGATACAGACAAAGCCGACAGTTCTTCCCACTGAGCAACTGGATGAGATGCTGGAAAAATACGTTACGAGAGATATGTTTGAAAAAGACATAGCTTACATAAAGGGTGTTTCAGGGAATATTCAGAATAAACTTGAAGAGATCACAAGTTACGTTGAGAATATTGAACAAAAGATCAGTGCACTCGAAAACCGTGACGAGATTTTAAATGACACAGTAAACAATATCGCTGCTGCTGTTTCTGAATTGGCAGATAACCTAAAAGGTATACAAAATGACGTTGAAGAAATAGAAAGCAAGATATCTCAGATAGAAAATCGGACTCAAAATCTTGAAAAGAAATTTATTGACATGAGTGTTGATCTATCACTTATTAAAGAAACTCAAAATAGATTAACCAGTGATTTAGAAGCTATCTCAAACCAGATGCGGGAACAAAACAGAAGAATTGAAGAGCTTGGTGATAAGAATATTCAGATAGAGAACGAAAACAAAAATGTAAGTGGAAAGTTAGACGCTTTAGCCTCAGAAATTAAGAATCTCGAAAACAAGAATTTGGAGCTTGAGAATAACTACGGAGCCATGCTTATGAGAATTGAAGACTTAGAAAAACAATTAGAGCAGATCAACACTACCAAAAGAGATTATGACGAAGACATGAAGTGGCTGGAACAGGATCTTACCACAAAAATCATGCTCACTGAAACAAAACTGTATGAATTAACTGGGGCACTTGAGAAGAAAATAGAAACTGTTAAAGGATTACTGAACGAAAGTGAAAAAGGATTGGGTGAAAGGATAGATTCTACACTAAATCTGCTGAACGAGAATAATAAGAAAATGGAAGATAAATTGGAAGAACTCAGGAAGGAAAATGAAACGCTTAGGACTTGGCTTGTAATAATAGGTTTGGCCATTGTGGGATTAGGTGCGTATCTGTTTTTGCATACTCACTAA
- a CDS encoding phospholipase D-like domain-containing protein: protein MKGNFARYKIIPYVVILSIVAPICTIFFFKILSVKSDYKVGFTEYGPLTDTILQFMYGSNSFLYVSSLDVSHPEILNALISLQKNGIDVRVLTEKPVTNINSKIDISKGLHHVKFMVNDNGVVFGSANFSKSGLESGLNDMIFFSVQYVERFKEFFLKAWDYGTIVKVKDFQVSPVDKTEEFVLKTIQNAKKRVWICAYAFTDSNLLASLKYKESTGVDVRLVTDKWFLSSPLLKYKPHNSVIVSSRMLHHKFIIVDSLLITGSTNYTESGFHRNVEMMWSTKNKYILKRYETVFLELYNEKAHGRW, encoded by the coding sequence ATGAAAGGTAATTTTGCACGATACAAAATCATACCCTACGTAGTAATTCTTAGCATAGTAGCTCCAATATGTACCATATTCTTTTTCAAGATACTGTCTGTAAAGTCTGACTACAAAGTGGGCTTTACAGAGTATGGTCCGTTAACAGATACGATTTTACAATTTATGTACGGTTCTAATTCCTTCCTTTACGTCTCTTCTCTCGATGTTTCACATCCTGAAATACTAAACGCGTTGATAAGTCTTCAAAAGAATGGTATAGACGTGAGAGTTCTCACTGAGAAGCCAGTTACAAATATTAATTCGAAGATTGATATCTCAAAAGGACTCCACCATGTAAAATTCATGGTTAACGACAATGGTGTGGTTTTCGGATCAGCAAATTTCAGCAAAAGTGGTTTAGAAAGTGGCTTAAATGACATGATATTCTTTTCAGTTCAGTACGTTGAGAGATTTAAAGAGTTCTTCCTAAAAGCTTGGGATTATGGTACAATTGTTAAAGTCAAGGACTTTCAAGTATCTCCTGTTGATAAGACAGAAGAATTTGTATTAAAAACTATTCAAAATGCAAAGAAAAGGGTCTGGATATGTGCTTATGCGTTTACTGATTCAAATCTGCTTGCTTCACTAAAATACAAAGAAAGTACAGGGGTAGATGTTAGATTAGTTACGGATAAATGGTTTTTATCAAGTCCTTTGTTAAAATACAAGCCGCACAATTCTGTAATCGTAAGTAGTCGAATGTTGCATCATAAGTTTATAATTGTTGATTCTCTTCTTATTACTGGCTCAACAAATTATACAGAAAGTGGATTTCACAGAAATGTTGAGATGATGTGGAGCACAAAGAACAAATATATATTAAAGCGTTACGAAACTGTTTTCTTAGAACTCTACAATGAGAAAGCTCACGGAAGGTGGTAA
- a CDS encoding DUF503 domain-containing protein, with translation MVVGYGTILIRLFGVNSLKEKRSIVRGIVNELKKRFEVSAIEAGRQDSKDYIMIGIAFATLYEKDAESKFDNIEYFIESIHTIEDFSYDFHHF, from the coding sequence ATGGTAGTTGGATATGGCACAATACTCATAAGGCTGTTTGGGGTCAATTCTCTAAAAGAGAAAAGAAGCATAGTGCGTGGTATCGTGAACGAATTGAAGAAGAGATTTGAAGTTTCGGCAATTGAAGCTGGAAGGCAGGATTCAAAAGATTATATTATGATTGGTATTGCCTTTGCCACTCTCTACGAAAAAGACGCAGAATCGAAGTTTGACAATATAGAGTATTTCATTGAAAGTATCCATACGATAGAGGATTTTTCATATGATTTTCACCATTTTTAA
- a CDS encoding ABC transporter ATP-binding protein, giving the protein MSEIILSAKNLKKYYPGVRAVDGVSIELRKGEVISILGPNGAGKTTTVEILEGLRKPDGGEIFYFNRPFRGTKEFKELIGVCLQENFFFEELTVLETLRMYSALYKKKVDLGEIIEIFELNEKLKSRVKNLSGGQKQRLALALAFVNDPEIVFLDEPTVGLDPHIRRHLWDIIRHYRQKGKTIILTTHYMEEAHQLSDRVYIMDHGKIIAHGTPQELITSSGLHSVVEVRKQNLEGLKLEEFENVIISGEYVYISAINIVPILEKLLEYDIHDFVVRQPTLEDVFLKLTGRKID; this is encoded by the coding sequence TTGAGCGAAATTATATTAAGTGCAAAGAATTTAAAAAAGTATTATCCAGGAGTTAGGGCGGTCGACGGTGTGTCAATAGAGCTCCGTAAAGGGGAAGTAATATCGATCCTCGGACCAAATGGCGCTGGGAAAACAACTACAGTTGAGATACTCGAGGGTTTGAGAAAACCTGATGGGGGGGAGATATTTTATTTTAATAGACCTTTCCGCGGCACAAAGGAGTTTAAAGAATTGATAGGGGTTTGTCTTCAAGAAAACTTCTTCTTTGAGGAGTTAACGGTTCTGGAAACGCTCCGCATGTACTCAGCTTTGTACAAGAAGAAAGTTGATCTTGGGGAAATCATTGAAATATTCGAACTGAACGAAAAACTTAAGTCAAGAGTTAAGAATTTGTCAGGGGGTCAGAAGCAACGATTGGCACTTGCTCTCGCGTTTGTCAATGATCCGGAGATAGTTTTTTTAGATGAACCGACTGTTGGATTGGACCCGCACATACGTCGGCACTTATGGGACATAATAAGACACTACAGGCAAAAAGGTAAAACTATAATACTTACAACACATTATATGGAAGAAGCACATCAACTTTCCGATAGGGTCTACATAATGGACCACGGAAAGATAATCGCACACGGGACACCACAAGAGCTTATAACCTCCTCTGGACTCCATTCGGTTGTCGAAGTTAGGAAACAAAATTTGGAAGGCCTGAAGCTTGAGGAATTTGAAAATGTAATAATCTCAGGTGAATATGTATATATTTCGGCAATAAACATTGTTCCAATTTTGGAAAAACTGCTTGAATACGATATTCATGACTTCGTTGTGAGACAACCAACCTTGGAGGATGTCTTCTTGAAATTGACGGGTAGAAAGATTGACTGA
- the hslV gene encoding ATP-dependent protease subunit HslV: protein MDREKFEKNEKLWRSTTVLAVRRNGKVVMASDGQVTYGNTVMKASARKVRKIGDGKVLAGFAGAVADAMTLLERFETKYREWNGNLLKAAIELAKDWRMDRALRRLEALLIVADKEHLLVISGTGEVIQPDEDIAAIGSGGPYALAAARVLIRNTDFDARKIVEESMKVAGEICIYTNENIVIEELE, encoded by the coding sequence ATGGATAGAGAAAAATTCGAGAAGAATGAGAAATTGTGGAGATCAACCACCGTACTTGCGGTTAGGAGAAATGGAAAGGTAGTTATGGCTTCGGATGGCCAGGTGACATACGGAAATACAGTTATGAAGGCGAGTGCCAGAAAGGTTAGAAAAATTGGTGATGGAAAGGTTTTGGCTGGATTTGCAGGTGCAGTTGCCGATGCCATGACTTTATTGGAAAGATTCGAAACGAAATATAGAGAGTGGAATGGAAATTTACTCAAAGCTGCGATAGAACTGGCGAAGGATTGGAGAATGGATAGGGCGCTCAGAAGGTTGGAAGCACTGTTAATTGTTGCAGACAAGGAACATCTTTTAGTAATATCCGGAACAGGTGAAGTAATCCAACCTGATGAAGATATAGCTGCTATAGGTTCTGGAGGACCCTACGCACTTGCAGCGGCTCGCGTTTTGATTCGCAACACTGACTTTGATGCTCGCAAAATTGTCGAAGAATCGATGAAAGTTGCAGGAGAAATATGTATTTACACAAACGAAAATATCGTAATAGAAGAACTGGAGTAA
- a CDS encoding ABC transporter permease, with protein sequence MVFYSFLVVNFRNKFLFFMNILLPVVFIILFGAVFGKQESGQSVGYFSDRPLSFEAAGWQELENIPDNDEIEKSSFDAIVVAREGKIDVYIKSALFENSYDLEAFKLKYASANRTSIINVKAHQITIGKNLSDLEYIMIGVISISLLSVGLNAGVNIYTDYVRYGLFKRLATTPISASNLLISSVGANIITGLISSFLVILTSKILFKADIVIPPSRVPIYILVVISSVLLNLALGALIGLSFRKAAKGVAQLLYTLFIFFSGVYFPIEFMPKSYRIVSYITTPRYVHMLFQKVYDIDVLSNTAFFILVTSFTLLGFIVGSYSIKLHLKQR encoded by the coding sequence ATGGTATTCTACTCATTTCTCGTTGTAAACTTTAGAAATAAATTTCTGTTTTTTATGAACATACTTCTTCCTGTTGTTTTCATAATACTATTTGGAGCAGTTTTTGGCAAACAAGAGAGCGGTCAGTCTGTTGGGTATTTTTCCGACAGGCCGCTTTCTTTTGAAGCAGCTGGGTGGCAGGAGTTAGAAAACATACCGGACAACGATGAGATTGAGAAGAGTTCATTCGATGCGATTGTAGTCGCAAGAGAAGGAAAGATAGATGTCTACATCAAGTCTGCGCTATTTGAAAACAGTTATGATTTGGAAGCTTTCAAACTCAAGTACGCTTCAGCCAATCGAACGTCTATTATTAATGTGAAAGCTCATCAAATAACGATCGGCAAGAATCTTTCGGATCTCGAGTACATAATGATAGGTGTGATTTCCATTTCTCTGCTTTCAGTTGGTCTGAATGCTGGTGTAAATATATATACGGACTATGTCAGATATGGACTTTTTAAGAGATTGGCAACTACTCCGATCAGTGCTTCGAACTTGCTTATCAGCTCGGTTGGTGCAAACATTATCACTGGTCTGATCTCTTCTTTTCTTGTGATTCTTACATCCAAAATTCTCTTTAAAGCAGATATTGTTATCCCACCATCGAGAGTTCCAATTTACATCTTAGTTGTCATCTCGTCAGTTCTACTCAATCTAGCCCTTGGAGCCTTGATTGGCTTATCATTTCGAAAGGCTGCAAAAGGCGTAGCACAGCTTCTTTACACTCTCTTCATATTCTTTTCTGGGGTTTACTTTCCGATCGAGTTTATGCCAAAATCATACCGAATAGTATCTTACATCACAACGCCTCGGTACGTTCACATGCTGTTCCAAAAAGTATACGACATAGACGTGCTTAGCAATACAGCATTTTTTATTTTAGTCACCTCTTTCACTCTCTTAGGATTTATCGTTGGAAGTTATAGCATTAAGTTACACCTCAAACAAAGGTAA
- a CDS encoding ABC transporter permease: MYNLAHIFEIFSALFKELFIRSKESVFWLVLFPTLLFLILTSIFGNVGENISLKVKILGKSEILKDVFTSIKQFEAEFVENSNIEVLKEELKNGKINAFVVLPKDFDSRFGLANLLRNTRLMRKLDIEIYYVPVRQESQIAADILNGVFSSIGGSERIEYAVHKLNATQFNYNYFIYPGVIGMAILSAFLFGFLDILTYTHRRGIVKRLYLTPTSLITLYTLIGLICMIVLVIGLIVLSFVAQLKGVQVMRYVPTMLIHVSMASAVMISMAMAILTVSKNTSRLFIFEQIFFQVQMFVGGFYFPLKQANHIVRSIAQFLPITYTVDALRKVDGFEAFQNHLLVPTLYIFFFALIVVLNRKRLSVGV; this comes from the coding sequence GTGTATAATTTGGCACATATTTTTGAGATTTTTAGCGCACTATTTAAGGAACTTTTCATAAGGTCAAAAGAGAGTGTTTTTTGGTTGGTCTTGTTTCCAACACTATTATTCTTAATACTGACCTCGATTTTTGGAAATGTCGGGGAAAATATAAGTCTTAAGGTTAAAATACTTGGGAAAAGCGAAATACTGAAAGATGTTTTTACGTCTATAAAGCAATTCGAAGCTGAATTTGTAGAAAATTCAAATATAGAAGTTCTCAAGGAAGAACTTAAGAATGGGAAGATAAACGCTTTTGTAGTGTTACCAAAAGATTTTGACTCAAGATTCGGGTTAGCTAATCTGTTGAGAAACACAAGATTGATGAGAAAATTGGATATAGAAATATACTACGTACCTGTAAGGCAGGAATCGCAGATCGCGGCTGACATTTTAAATGGAGTATTCAGTTCAATCGGAGGTTCAGAAAGAATTGAGTATGCCGTCCATAAGCTGAATGCTACACAATTCAATTACAACTATTTTATCTATCCGGGCGTTATAGGGATGGCGATTCTATCGGCTTTCTTGTTTGGCTTCTTGGATATATTAACTTATACGCATCGCAGAGGAATTGTTAAAAGGTTATATTTAACTCCGACGAGTCTTATAACTCTTTACACACTAATCGGTCTAATTTGTATGATTGTCCTTGTGATTGGTTTGATAGTCCTGAGTTTTGTTGCGCAACTGAAAGGTGTGCAAGTTATGAGATACGTCCCGACGATGCTGATTCATGTTTCTATGGCATCCGCCGTCATGATTTCTATGGCAATGGCAATCTTGACCGTATCTAAGAATACTTCAAGGCTTTTCATATTTGAGCAGATATTTTTTCAAGTCCAGATGTTTGTTGGAGGCTTTTATTTCCCGCTCAAACAAGCCAACCATATAGTCAGATCAATAGCTCAATTTTTACCAATCACTTACACTGTTGATGCACTGAGAAAGGTAGACGGCTTTGAAGCATTTCAAAATCATCTGCTTGTTCCAACTCTCTATATTTTCTTTTTTGCTCTAATTGTTGTACTCAACAGGAAACGACTATCTGTAGGGGTGTAA
- a CDS encoding L-threonylcarbamoyladenylate synthase, with translation METKIVVVKDPYSDSIDVACEVLRSGGLVAFPTETVYGLGAVATNPEAVKKIFEVKGRPQDNPLIVHLSSIEQITNFAYLDEKFVPVIKKLSPGPITFVLRKKDVIPAEVTAGLDTVGIRIPAHPVAQRLIDCSGPIAAPSANLSGRPSPTDAQSVIEDLKGLIECIIDAGPSAFGIESTIVDLTREKPVVLRPGPITLEELNEIFKEFGGVEYHKTNMEINKPLAPGMKYRHYAPDKPLRILESNALKDFINTNTLILCTEETKDSLLKDAENVYIIGQFKKPYTIAQNLYKSLRFIDKSPYSDAVIEKFPEEGLFFSIMNRIKKAAIKK, from the coding sequence GTGGAGACAAAGATAGTTGTTGTTAAAGACCCGTACTCAGATTCTATAGATGTGGCGTGTGAAGTGCTGAGAAGCGGAGGGCTTGTCGCATTTCCAACGGAGACCGTTTACGGATTAGGTGCAGTCGCGACTAATCCTGAAGCGGTGAAGAAAATATTTGAAGTTAAAGGCAGACCTCAAGATAATCCCTTGATAGTCCATCTCTCTTCAATCGAACAGATCACCAATTTTGCATATTTAGATGAGAAATTTGTACCAGTAATTAAGAAACTTTCACCTGGACCTATAACATTCGTCTTGAGAAAAAAAGATGTCATTCCGGCTGAAGTTACTGCTGGACTTGATACAGTTGGGATACGAATTCCAGCACATCCTGTTGCGCAGAGATTGATAGATTGTTCTGGACCAATCGCTGCACCGAGTGCTAATTTATCAGGAAGACCGAGTCCAACAGATGCTCAGAGTGTCATTGAAGATTTGAAAGGTTTAATAGAATGTATCATCGACGCAGGACCAAGTGCGTTTGGAATAGAGTCAACGATTGTTGACCTCACTCGTGAAAAGCCTGTTGTACTCCGTCCGGGTCCTATAACACTTGAAGAACTGAACGAGATATTCAAAGAATTTGGTGGAGTTGAATATCACAAAACAAATATGGAAATCAACAAACCACTTGCTCCTGGAATGAAATACAGGCACTACGCTCCAGATAAGCCGCTAAGAATCTTAGAAAGTAACGCGCTAAAGGATTTCATTAATACAAACACACTGATATTGTGTACAGAAGAAACTAAGGATTCGCTACTTAAGGATGCTGAAAATGTTTATATTATAGGTCAGTTTAAAAAGCCATATACGATTGCGCAAAATTTATATAAAAGTCTGAGGTTTATAGACAAGAGTCCTTATTCCGATGCTGTTATAGAGAAGTTCCCAGAAGAGGGTTTATTCTTTTCTATAATGAATCGCATCAAAAAAGCGGCGATAAAGAAATAA